In Pelmatolapia mariae isolate MD_Pm_ZW linkage group LG8, Pm_UMD_F_2, whole genome shotgun sequence, one genomic interval encodes:
- the cabp5a gene encoding calcium-binding protein 5a, with protein sequence MMRLADKQNSSEEEMSLGAACIFLRGGKNITRQLADDEIDELRDAFNEFDKDKDGLISCKDLGNLMRTMGYMPTEMELIELSQNINMNLGGRVDFDDFVELMAPKLLAETSGMIGMKELKDAFKEFDMDGDGEITTEELRSAMIKLMGEHMSRREIDAIVKEADDNGDGTVDFEEFVRMMSHQ encoded by the exons ATGATGCGTTTGGCTGACAAACAGAATTCATCTGAGGAAG AAATGAGCTTGGGGGCAGCGTGTATTTTCTTACGGGGAGGGAAAAACATT ACAAGACAGCTGGCTGATGATGAGATTGATg AGCTGCGTGATGCATTCAATGAGTTTGATAAAGACAAGGACGGGCTGATCAGCTGTAAGGACCTGGGCAACCTGATGAGGACAATGGGTTATATGCCCACTGAGATGGAGCTGATCGAGCTGAGCCAAAATATCAACATGAACC tCGGTGGCAGAGTCGACTTTGACGACTTTGTGGAGTTGATGGCCCCGAAACTTCTGGCAGAGACGTCTGGAATGATCGGTATGAAGGAGCTGAAAGACGCTTTCAAAGAG TTTGACATGGATGGAGATGGCGAGATCACAACGGAGGAGCTGCGATCAGCCATGATAAAGCTGATGGGAGAGCACATGAGCCGGAGAGAAATCGATGCCATAGTGAAAGAGGCCGATGACAACGGGGATGGCACAGTAGATTTTGAAG AATTTGTCAGAATGATGTCCCATCAATGA
- the nif3l1 gene encoding NIF3-like protein 1, whose protein sequence is MLTGCRNLSWTFFSLTSRRLWTRQSFKSRAALCSSAFSSVLHSLPSSTHSHHILPSRQSSARLPPSFNFSSAHSSGLMELKEVLQVLEQLAPLSLAESWDNVGLLVEPSKPRPIKTILLTNDLTDAVMEEAVAVSCDLIISYHPPLFRPIKRLVQKDWKQRLAVRAVEAGIAVFSPHTSWDCVKGGVNDWLVGGLGSGQVSVLSQLFGAASHSHKLEFTVRSEEELNMIMEELKACDNGTTLQHSGSRPDSSGIHVSVTCCDSALTPSVQALLGHGTPSQSLSIVKLEKPPLLGHGQGRRSVLGQPVTVGAAVQKLKSHLGLSHLRLALGWGQTLESSVCTVAVCAGSGASVLNGVKADLYVTGEMSHHEVLDAVAKGTSVILSDHSNSERGYLAVFRERLAVRLPDSITVVLSKSDRDPLEVV, encoded by the exons ATGTTGACTGGATGTAGAAATCTCTCTTGGACATTTTTCTCGCTCACCAGTAGAAGACTTTGGACTAGACAGAGTTTTAAGTCCCGAGCTGCTCTGTGCTCTTCGGCCTTTTCATCCGTCCTTCATTCTCTTCCTTCATCTACCCACAGTCATCACATCCTGCCTAGCAGACAAAGCTCAGCTCGCCTTCCTCCGTCTTTTAATTTCTCCTCAGCTCATTCGTCCGGTCTGATGGAGTTAAAGGAAGTTCTGCAGGTTTTGGAGCAGCTTGCTCCGCTGTCGCTTGCCGAGTCTTGGGATAATGTCGGCTTGCTGGTGGAGCCGAGCAAACCTCGGCCCATTAAGACCATTCTGCTAACCAATGACCTCACAGATGCCGTCATGGAGGAAGCAGTGGCTGTGAGCTGCGATCTCATTATTTCGTATCACCCGCCGTTGTTTCGGCCAATCAAGCGTCTGGTTCAGAAAGACTGGAAGCAGCGGCTGGCTGTGCGGGCCGTGGAGGCTGGCATAGCGGTCTTTTCCCCTCACACTTCATGGGATTGCGTGAAAGGAGGCGTGAACGACTGGCTGGTTGGAGGACTTG GCAGCGGTCAAGTGTCGGTGTTGAGTCAGCTTTTCGGCGCCGCCTCCCACAGTCACAAACTGGAATTCACGGTCAGAAGCGAAGAGGAACTAAACATGATCATGGAGGAGCTGAAGGCTTGCGACAATGGAACGACCCTACAGCATTCAGGCAGCAG ACCAGACAGCAGTGGTATCCATGTCAGCGTAACCTGTTGTGACTCAGCACTGACCCCGAGTGTCCAGGCTCTGTTAGGACACGGCACTCCCAGCCAGTCTCTCAGCATCGTAAAGTTAGAAAAG CCCCCTCTCCTGGGCCACGGCCAAGGCCGACGCAGCGTTTTGGGCCAGCCAGTGACTGTCGGAGCAGCCGTCCAAAAACTGAAGTCTCACCTGGGTTTGAGTCACCTCCGTTTGGCTCTGGGGTGGGGGCAGACGCTGG agtCCTCTGTGTGCACTGTGGCTGTATGTGCTGGGTCAGGGGCCTCAGTACTGAATGGAGTCAAGGCAGACCTCTATGTCACAG GGGAGATGTCCCACCATGAAGTGCTGGATGCTGTGGCAAAAGGAACCAGCGTGATCCTCAGTGACCACAGCAACAGCGAGCGGGGTTACCTGGCTGTGTTCAGGGAGAGACTAGCCGTGCGCCTGCCCGATAGCATAACAGTGGTCCTGTCGAAGTCTGACAGAGACCCTCTGGAGGTCGTCTGA
- the tbx6 gene encoding T-box transcription factor TBX6, with the protein MLSMEMFPGLTLGPQRIGDCFYREREAPVHIPLFPPACEVAAKALPPRLLAPPPPAPVSNEAATTTPKDEVKMELENSSLWKQFSSVGTEMIITKKGRRMFPGLKLKLSGLNPSLRYILLLDIVPVDNSRYRFQGGGWQAVGAAEARLPDRVFIHPDSPATGAHWQSRTISFHYAKLTNNTLDTQGHIILHSLHRYQPRIHVIEARDVLRWGGGQHSFVFPETQFITVTAYQNSKITELKINSNPFAKGFREDGMNSKKQRDARQKRKIAVLTETLDIVNCDPCDSTELLQQPPVTGADLQALALASLPALPETSCGFRPGDTSYQDTLVPEQSLDLGQEFMESQMSDISITLASGIQELPGSEKANSMIERSDTITESAYTSSFPAAQVNSSSFPSAPLPQSSSSFPSHPASDPSDRSDPQPSIPPINYPSLLSSSPALSSTSNTPSLQQTSFTFPTPPPSSSTSPQPLLSSSSSPSSSSNNYHTVPDTISPHTSTDASFHAPSSTTCPSDLQEQVAVHSLLTQPGQPLQAGPLATDSPSDQSSAAFMYQNIAPTNPCPTLSTAQPFPSQNQPPAPALSCSLPMHASSTSFAPPSVPPQMQSLPFSHVSPSSAHPALHLPNLTHQAQAPSLAPATAFPPSSFPYPPSTLPHPPFQPSSCLGVASSFQQSVTPAATLPPVAHNPCTSSSTPSYPAVEIGAVPPFNPAPPYRPEMVRHHPSLLPQLDPSLPPSAPNPALYPAFKSYPLRLCQDPHPSLSIPFRHLYRQQHGHSLSQGSYLEMSTRPMF; encoded by the exons ATGCTGAGCATGGAGATGTTCCCTGGTTTGACTCTGGGACCACAAAGGATTGGAGACTGCTTTTACAGAG AGCGGGAGGCACCTGTGCATATACCGCTGTTCCCTCCGGCATGCGAAGTGGCCGCCAAAGCTCTGCCTCCAAGGCTActggctcctcctcctcctgctcccgTCTCCAATGAGGCTGCAACCACAACCCCGAAAGATGAGGTGAAGATGGAGCTGGAGAACTCGTCTTTATGGAAGCAATTCAGCTCGGTGGGGACAGAGATGATCATCACAAAGAAGGGCAG acgGATGTTTCCTGGTTTGAAGTTGAAGCTGTCGGGCCTGAATCCATCTCTCCGTTACATCCTCCTCCTGGATATTGTTCCCGTTGACAACTCCCGATATCGTTTCCAAGGTGGTGGGTGGCAAGCTGTTGGAGCTGCAGAGGCGAGGCTACCAGACCGGGTGTTCATCCACCCAGATTCTCCTGCCACCGGTGCCCACTGGCAGAGCCGCACCATCTCATTTCACTACGCCAAGCTCACAAACAACACCCTGGACACACAGGGACAT ATCATCCTACACTCTCTGCATCGATACCAGCCCAGAATTCATGTGATAGAAGCCCGGGATGTACTGAGGTGGGGTGGAGGGCAGCACTCCTTTGTTTTCCCCGAGACCCAGTTTATCACCGTCACCGCCTACCAGAACAGCAAG aTCACTGAGCTTAAGATCAACTCCAATCCCTTTGCTAAAGGCTTCCGTGAAGACGGCATGAACAGCAAAAA ACAAAGAGATGCGAGACAGAAACGCAAAATTGCCGTCTTGACAGAAACTTTAGATATAG TGAACTGTGATCCATGCGACTCCACTGAGCTCCTGCAGCAGCCCCCAGTAACCGGTGCAGACCTGCAGGCCCTCGCTCTGGCCTCTCTGCCTGCATTGCCCGAAACCTCCTGTGGGTTCAGACCAGGGGACACCTCCTATCAGGACACTTTGGTCCCGGAGCAGTCACTGGACCTCGGCCAGGAGTTTATGGAATCCCAGATGTCTGACATCAGCATCACATTGGCCAGTGGCATACAAGAGCTGCCAGGAAGCGAGAAGGCAAATAGTATGATTGAAAG ATCAGACACAATTACTGAGTCAGCCTACACCTCCAGCTTCCCTGCTGCTCAAGTCAACTCCTCCTCTTTCCCCTCTGCTCCGCTCCCTCAGTCATCCTCCTCCTTCCCCTCCCATCCGGCCTCTGACCCCTCGGACAGATCCGATCCTCAGCCCTCCATCCCTCCTATCAACTATCCCTCCCTTCTGTCATCTTCCCCCGCACTCTCTTCCACCTCCAACACTCCCTCGCTGCAGCAGACCTCCTTCACCTTCCCCACTCCACCCCCTTCCAGCTCTACCTCCCCGCAACCACTCCTTTCGTCATCATcctccccttcctcctcctcaaacAACTACCATACAGTCCCAGACACCATCAGCCCCCACACTTCTACTGATGCCTCTTTTCATGCCCCGTCATCCACCACATGTCCATCAGATCTCCAGGAGCAAGTAGCTGTTCATTCTCTGCTCACCCAGCCTGGCCAGCCGCTACAGGCCGGACCTCTTGCCACTGATTCACCCAGTGATCAAAGCTCTGCAGCGTTTATGTATCAAAATATTGCGCCAACAAATCCCTGCCCCACTCTGAGCACTGCTCAGCCTTTCCCCAGTCAAAACCAACCACCAGCTCCAGCTCTGTCTTGCTCCTTACCCATGCATGCTTCTTCCACATCTTTTGCTCCTCCATCTGTTCCCCCACAGATGCAAAGTCTGCCTTTTTCCCATGTGTCTCCCAGCTCGGCCCACCCTGCCCTCCACCTCCCAAATCTGACCCACCAAGCTCAAGCTCCCTCACTTGCTCCAGCTACTGCATTTCCTCCCTCTTCTTTCCCTTACCCACCATCCACCCTTCCTCATCCTCCTTTTCAACCCTCCTCTTGCTTGGGTGTTGCTTCTTCTTTCCAGCAGTCTGTCACCCCTGCTGCCACACTGCCGCCAGTAGCACACAATCCTTGTACATCATCTTCTACGCCCTCATATCCTGCTGTTGAAATTGGTGCAGTGCCTCCATTTAATCCTGCACCACCTTATCGTCCAGAGATGGTACGGCACCACCCATCTCTTCTCCCACAGCTGGATCCGTCACTTCCCCCTTCCGCCCCTAACCCAGCCCTCTACCCCGCCTTTAAATCCTACCCTCTCCGGCTATGTCAGGACCCTCACCCCTCCCTCTCAATCCCATTCAGGCACTTGTACAGGCAACAACATGGCCACTCACTCTCGCAGGGGTCCTACCTGGAAATGAGCACAAGACCAATGTTTTGA